A part of Triplophysa dalaica isolate WHDGS20190420 chromosome 17, ASM1584641v1, whole genome shotgun sequence genomic DNA contains:
- the LOC130439308 gene encoding uncharacterized protein LOC130439308 — translation MAHETVERECKLQFLRPNQTRWSSLFLAVERIVRIHREQGEQAIRNVCTALKIKMFNPAEMGFLVEYAAVMKPVAMALNILQGESSAHMGLLLPTLYQLRDKLKRLESSCKMCTSLVHTLQQGIQKRFGDVMKEPELIAAAILLPRFRTSWTTEENILDAGLDYIRNHLDTDLDDITSTNSSLSDEDDFFASMELGKSQVGELERYLSCMSPAGMDLLHSFPHIKKLSLKLNTGLPASAACERLFSHAGLLFTAKRSQLHSKNLESQLLLKLNSDITE, via the exons ATGGCTCATGAAACAGTGGAACGAGAATGCAAGCTGCAGTTTCTCCGACCGAATCAGACACGCTGGAGCTCCCTGTTCCTCGCTGTAGAAAGGATTGTGCGCATTCACCGAGAGCAAGGAGAACAAGCAATTCGCAATGTTTGCACAGCATTAAAGATAAAGAT GTTCAATCCAGCTGAAATGGGGTTTTTGGTCGAGTATGCTGCTGTGATGAAGCCTGTTGCCATGGCCCTTAATATCCTCCAAGGGGAATCATCTGCGCATATGGGCCTCCTGCTGCCAACACTTTACCAGTTGCGGGACAAGCTGAAGAGGTTGGAGTCATCTTGTAAAATGTGTACATCTCTTGTTCACACCCTGCAGCAAGGGATCCAGAAACGTTTTGGAGACGTCATGAAAGAGCCTGAGCTGATTGCAGCAGCAATACTCCTACCAAGATTCAGAACATCCTGGACCACAGAGGAGAACATCTTAGATGCTG GCCTTGATTACATCAGAAATCACCTCGACACCGACTTGGATGATATCACCAGCACAAACAGCAGCCTCTCTGATGAAGACGACTTCTTTGCATCCATGGAGTTGGGAAAATCACAAGTAGGAGAGCTGGAGAGGTACCTTTCATGTATGTCCCCTGCAGGTATGGATCTACTCCACTCCTTTCCTCACATCAAGAAGCTGTCACTCAAACTCAACACAGGTCTTCCTGCATCTGCAGCCTGTGAGAGACTTTTCAGTCATGCAGGACTCCTGTTCACTGCTAAACGATCACAGCTTCACAGCAAGAACCTTGAGAGCCAACTACTGTTGAAGCTTAATAGTGACATCACCGAGTAA
- the LOC130438677 gene encoding cytochrome c oxidase assembly factor 3 homolog, mitochondrial produces MADKSRQGDSEAQFAKRINPAKDELSREQFQFIRRVELAQWKKKTEKLRGRNVATGLAIGAVVLGIYGYTFYSVSQEKVMDEIDQEARVRAPKTGAN; encoded by the exons ATGGCTGACAAGAGTAGGCAAGGGGACTCAGAAGCTCAGTTTGCAAAGAGAATAAACCCTGCAAAAGACGAGCTGAGTAGGGAACAGTTCCAATTCATCCGACGAGTGGAGCTGGCGCAATGGAAGAAGAAGACAGAGAAGCTCAGGGGTCGAAACGTTGCGACCGGACTCGCCATCGGAGCTGTAGTACTTGGCATTT ACGGCTACACTTTCTACTCTGTATCCCAGGAAAAAGTAATGGATGAAATAGATCAAGAAGCCAGAGTACGTGCTCCAAAGACAGGAGCCAACTGA
- the cntd1 gene encoding cyclin N-terminal domain-containing protein 1 isoform X1 — protein MAKRVLPKEPERKLGFGSVSMDILSDILTNLNNRNKSNLENVSYLFGNLKDRKIVEYVFHLCAELGLDPVVGYYAIEILNRFMTKYLEDLILRQKRQPTKGAPCKETGDYKDLIYQTLKEKFFVLILSSVQIASKLDLHSNVVNNNIAMNFLHRVSYPCSKEKLLDSEIFLLKTLNFNLNVPNALTYVETLLEVLGHNDPTAPVAQLHRLCVYVLQFIYLQRETIYNSLLISATGSPNPSYEQRTKFVSVTEDFMLLGVGVIAVAAFIHHISTWEMVVDELTGVTGISGQSIMDFAYVTLMHITEIKPV, from the exons ATGGCAAAAAGAGTTCTCCCGAAAGAACCTGAGAGAAAACTGGGCTTTGGAAGCGTGTCTATGGACATTTTATCTGATATTCTGACTAACCTCAATAACAGAAACAAATCCaatttggaaaatgtttcaTATCTGTTTGGAAATCTGAAAGATCGTAAAATAGTGG AATATGTATTTCACCTTTGTGCAGAACTTGGACTTGACCCTGTTGTTGGGTACTACGCCATTGAGATACTGAACAG GTTTATGACCAAATATCTTGAAGATCTGATCCTCAGACAGAAGAGGCAACCTACAAAAGGTGCACCATGTAAGGAGACGGGAGACTATAAGGATCTTATCTACCAAACACTCAAGGAGAAGTTCTTCGTTCTCATCCTCTCAAGTGTTCAGATAGCCAGCAAACTGGACCTGCACTCTAAT GTTGTTAACAACAATATTGCAATGAACTTTCTGCACAGAGTCAGTTACCCTTGTTCCAAAGAGAAACTCCTGGACTCTgagatatttcttttaaaaactctCAACTTCAATTTGAATGTGCCCAATGCTCTAACATATGTTGAGACTCTTTTGGAAGTGCTGG GCCATAATGATCCAACAGCCCCTGTGGCGCAACTGCACCGTCTCTGTGTGTATGTACTGCAGTTCATTTACCTGCAGAGGGAGACAATCTACAACTCATTGCTCATATCTGCCACTGGATCCCCTAACCCATCCTATGAGCAAAG AACCAAGTTTGTGTCTGTGACAGAAGACTTCATGCTTTTGGGAGTTGGAGTTATTGCTGTGGCTGCCTTTATTCATCATATCTCAACATGGGAAATG GTAGTGGATGAGCTCACAGGCGTCACAGGAATATCAGGCCAGAGTATCATGGACTTTGCATATGTCACCCTAATGCACATCACCGagatcaaacctgtatga
- the cntd1 gene encoding cyclin N-terminal domain-containing protein 1 isoform X2: protein MAKRVLPKEPERKLGFGSVSMDILSDILTNLNNRNKSNLENVSYLFGNLKDRKIVELGLDPVVGYYAIEILNRFMTKYLEDLILRQKRQPTKGAPCKETGDYKDLIYQTLKEKFFVLILSSVQIASKLDLHSNVVNNNIAMNFLHRVSYPCSKEKLLDSEIFLLKTLNFNLNVPNALTYVETLLEVLGHNDPTAPVAQLHRLCVYVLQFIYLQRETIYNSLLISATGSPNPSYEQRTKFVSVTEDFMLLGVGVIAVAAFIHHISTWEMVVDELTGVTGISGQSIMDFAYVTLMHITEIKPV, encoded by the exons ATGGCAAAAAGAGTTCTCCCGAAAGAACCTGAGAGAAAACTGGGCTTTGGAAGCGTGTCTATGGACATTTTATCTGATATTCTGACTAACCTCAATAACAGAAACAAATCCaatttggaaaatgtttcaTATCTGTTTGGAAATCTGAAAGATCGTAAAATAGTGG AACTTGGACTTGACCCTGTTGTTGGGTACTACGCCATTGAGATACTGAACAG GTTTATGACCAAATATCTTGAAGATCTGATCCTCAGACAGAAGAGGCAACCTACAAAAGGTGCACCATGTAAGGAGACGGGAGACTATAAGGATCTTATCTACCAAACACTCAAGGAGAAGTTCTTCGTTCTCATCCTCTCAAGTGTTCAGATAGCCAGCAAACTGGACCTGCACTCTAAT GTTGTTAACAACAATATTGCAATGAACTTTCTGCACAGAGTCAGTTACCCTTGTTCCAAAGAGAAACTCCTGGACTCTgagatatttcttttaaaaactctCAACTTCAATTTGAATGTGCCCAATGCTCTAACATATGTTGAGACTCTTTTGGAAGTGCTGG GCCATAATGATCCAACAGCCCCTGTGGCGCAACTGCACCGTCTCTGTGTGTATGTACTGCAGTTCATTTACCTGCAGAGGGAGACAATCTACAACTCATTGCTCATATCTGCCACTGGATCCCCTAACCCATCCTATGAGCAAAG AACCAAGTTTGTGTCTGTGACAGAAGACTTCATGCTTTTGGGAGTTGGAGTTATTGCTGTGGCTGCCTTTATTCATCATATCTCAACATGGGAAATG GTAGTGGATGAGCTCACAGGCGTCACAGGAATATCAGGCCAGAGTATCATGGACTTTGCATATGTCACCCTAATGCACATCACCGagatcaaacctgtatga